In Duganella zoogloeoides, a single genomic region encodes these proteins:
- a CDS encoding IgA Peptidase M64, whose translation MSRNNLIGALAAACIAAAGFTAATAATNTATTANAAASPAQPATVRLDYVHSGNALNEQYAVDRVVIEPLPWPGDMRSTIDATNRGNNLVEVVDAESGELLYSRGFSTVFAEWASTEEASHTSRGFQESVRFPKPDKPVRVRILKRDERGAFSVVWTTRVDTDAMDVVRKQAAAPVKPIGIRVNGAPKDKVDLLILGDGYTAGEMKKFEATARKLADHLFSVSPFKERAHDFNVWALALPTAESGVSRPSTGVHHASPLGTRYDIFGSERYVLTLDNRALRELAQNASYEFIEILVNNDTYGGGGIFGQFSTAAANNDWANYLFVHEFGHHFAGLADEYYTSPVAYATGGARREPWEPNATALRDPTKLKWKKFVKDGTPLPTPWPKEAYETASRAYQKERAALRAANRPESEMSALFHRDLEQSNALFSRDPHRHTVGAFEGANYEATGYYRPEMQCLMFDRSDKFCSVCAEAVTTIIDLYSRPAIK comes from the coding sequence ATGTCCCGTAACAACCTGATCGGCGCGCTTGCCGCTGCCTGCATTGCCGCTGCCGGTTTCACTGCTGCTACCGCCGCTACCAACACCGCTACCACCGCCAACGCTGCGGCATCACCGGCACAACCGGCCACCGTCCGCCTCGACTATGTCCACAGCGGCAACGCCCTCAACGAACAATACGCAGTCGATCGCGTGGTGATCGAGCCGCTACCGTGGCCCGGCGACATGCGCAGCACCATCGACGCCACCAATCGCGGCAACAACCTGGTGGAAGTGGTCGATGCCGAATCAGGTGAGCTGCTGTATTCGCGCGGCTTTTCCACGGTGTTTGCCGAATGGGCCAGCACCGAGGAGGCTAGCCACACCAGTCGCGGCTTCCAGGAATCGGTACGCTTCCCCAAGCCCGACAAGCCGGTGCGCGTGCGCATCCTGAAGCGCGACGAGCGCGGCGCGTTCTCGGTGGTGTGGACCACGCGCGTCGATACCGATGCCATGGACGTGGTGCGCAAGCAGGCCGCCGCGCCCGTAAAACCGATCGGCATCCGCGTCAACGGCGCACCGAAGGACAAGGTGGACCTGTTGATCCTCGGCGACGGCTACACCGCCGGCGAGATGAAAAAATTCGAAGCGACCGCGCGCAAGCTGGCCGACCACTTGTTCAGCGTCTCGCCGTTCAAGGAGCGCGCCCATGACTTCAACGTGTGGGCGCTGGCGCTGCCCACGGCCGAATCGGGCGTGTCGCGGCCATCGACCGGCGTGCACCATGCGTCGCCGCTGGGCACGCGCTACGACATCTTCGGCAGCGAGCGCTACGTGCTCACGCTCGATAATCGCGCGCTGCGCGAGCTGGCGCAGAACGCGTCGTACGAGTTCATCGAAATCCTGGTCAACAACGACACCTATGGTGGCGGCGGCATCTTCGGCCAGTTCAGCACGGCGGCGGCCAACAACGACTGGGCCAATTATCTGTTCGTGCACGAATTCGGCCACCACTTCGCCGGCCTGGCCGACGAGTACTACACGTCGCCCGTGGCCTACGCCACCGGTGGCGCCCGCCGAGAACCGTGGGAACCCAACGCCACCGCGCTGCGCGACCCTACCAAACTGAAATGGAAAAAGTTCGTCAAGGACGGCACGCCACTGCCCACGCCGTGGCCGAAAGAAGCGTACGAAACCGCGTCGCGCGCATATCAAAAGGAGCGTGCGGCGCTGCGGGCGGCCAACCGGCCCGAGTCGGAAATGAGCGCACTGTTTCATCGCGACCTGGAGCAGAGCAACGCGCTATTCTCGCGCGATCCGCACCGGCACACCGTAGGCGCATTCGAGGGCGCCAACTACGAAGCCACCGGTTACTACCGGCCCGAGATGCAATGCCTGATGTTCGATCGCAGCGACAAGTTCTGTTCGGTGTGCGCGGAAGCCGTCACTACCATCATCGACCTGTATTCCCGTCCTGCAATCAAATAA